Proteins encoded together in one Deltaproteobacteria bacterium window:
- a CDS encoding flippase-like domain-containing protein has translation MEKQPESHAREAPLGEDKSLKQKMWSWPTYASIAVSIVILSILVSMLDIKEIWREFEAADKFYILIAALSHYATYLVRGMRWRNCLTRFNLKDGSLRFSLLVFFYNFVDNVVPAKFGDLYASHMARINFGVRRSAAIGSIVFLRMIDAWVLLILAGVSSWILFAAKLPNSVLWSLILGIAIAVGATSIILVFFFFKKSIPGFLPEKVVEMIKSFQDGMWPQPERLILIAGLTVVIWMLESLWIFFLCMAFGFRLSVVELVFLTMIPLLATSFPFTPSGTGVVELTLFSCLRLVGAVSPVAASITVVNRFIDFWLHIGLGLVVFAFRRMLNLRTWREVPMKTDNLSSRPPQTPNVQEGSELLTRVEP, from the coding sequence ATGGAAAAACAACCAGAGTCCCATGCCCGGGAAGCACCGTTAGGCGAGGATAAAAGCCTCAAGCAGAAAATGTGGAGCTGGCCGACCTATGCCAGCATCGCCGTCTCCATCGTCATTCTTTCCATCCTCGTGTCCATGCTGGACATCAAAGAAATCTGGCGTGAATTCGAAGCCGCCGACAAGTTCTACATCCTCATCGCGGCACTCTCCCACTATGCCACATACCTGGTGCGGGGTATGCGTTGGCGAAATTGCCTGACACGCTTCAATCTTAAAGACGGCTCGTTGAGATTTTCCCTGTTGGTATTCTTTTATAATTTTGTAGACAACGTGGTTCCCGCCAAATTCGGAGATCTCTACGCTTCCCACATGGCACGCATCAACTTCGGTGTCAGACGCTCGGCCGCCATCGGGTCAATCGTTTTTCTGAGAATGATCGACGCCTGGGTATTGCTGATCCTGGCAGGGGTGTCGTCCTGGATCCTGTTTGCCGCCAAACTGCCGAACTCGGTGCTCTGGAGTCTGATCCTTGGCATTGCCATAGCCGTGGGTGCAACTTCGATTATCCTGGTTTTCTTTTTCTTTAAAAAGTCCATCCCCGGCTTCTTACCCGAAAAGGTCGTTGAGATGATTAAATCTTTTCAAGATGGTATGTGGCCTCAACCCGAAAGGCTGATTCTGATCGCCGGTCTCACCGTGGTTATCTGGATGCTGGAATCGCTGTGGATCTTCTTTCTGTGCATGGCCTTCGGGTTCCGGTTGTCAGTGGTCGAGCTCGTTTTCCTGACCATGATTCCCCTGCTGGCCACCTCTTTTCCATTTACCCCTTCCGGGACCGGGGTGGTCGAACTGACCCTGTTCAGTTGTTTGCGGCTTGTGGGTGCTGTTTCGCCGGTGGCGGCCTCCATCACCGTTGTCAACCGGTTCATCGATTTCTGGCTCCACATCGGTCTGGGGCTGGTGGTGTTCGCCTTTCGGCGGATGTTGAACCTGCGCACCTGGCGCGAGGTGCCCATGAAAACGGACAACCTGTCCAGCAGGCCCCCCCAGACACCAAACGTTCAGGAAGGTTCGGAACTATTGACTCGGGTGGAGCCGTGA